The window GCGACCCCCACCATCTCTTCAACCCGAATTCTACCGATCGTGTCTCATCTGATCCGGCTTTACCGCGATCGCCAGCCTGTTCGAGCTGGCCCACCTGGCGATATCCATTGCCTCCACAACCCGCCCATGCGACACCGCCTCATCCGCGCTGAGAATCACCGTGAGGTCGGGATTCCCCGTGAGCAGCCCCCTCAGTCGCTCCCGAAGCTGATCGACCGAAATGGGTTGCTTGTCCAGATAGAGCTGTCCATCTTTTGTGAGCGTGACCGCTGCATGCTCGCGCATGCCCTGTTGCCCGGTCCCTGCCTTAGGAAGATCGATCGGCATCCCTCGGTAGACCGCCATGGACAGGGAGGCCATCATGAAGAAGACCAGCAGGAAGAAGATCGTGTCGATCAGTGGGATGATTTCGATACGGGCTTTCCGGAGCGGGCGCTGCAGCAGTTTCATGGACGTGTTTCCTTTAGCGCCAGTTCCAGGCGAGAGCCATAACGCTCGATGTCGCTCATGATCCGCTCAACCCGCGTCGTGAAGTAGTTGCCCGGGAC is drawn from Candidatus Methylomirabilis tolerans and contains these coding sequences:
- a CDS encoding biopolymer transporter ExbD, which codes for MKLLQRPLRKARIEIIPLIDTIFFLLVFFMMASLSMAVYRGMPIDLPKAGTGQQGMREHAAVTLTKDGQLYLDKQPISVDQLRERLRGLLTGNPDLTVILSADEAVSHGRVVEAMDIARWASSNRLAIAVKPDQMRHDR